CTCGCTCGAAAGAAATGAAGTGGTTACGCCCGTTTTTCCAGTACGGCCGGGCGGGCGCCGTGTTCGGCCTGAAGGTGCGGCCACGCCGGATCGATCGTCAGCACTTCCGGCTGACCACCGGGGCCGATCAAAATGGTGTCCTCGATTTTGGCACCGCGCAGGCTGGGATTCCAGGCGAGGGCCATGCCGTGTCCCAGCACCTCGGGCGTGTGAGGAGAGGCGACCTGCTCGCGGGACCGGTAGCCGGTCACACCGCCCTGATGATGCTCCAGAATCGCGCGCTGCTCGCCGATGTCCGCATACGCCCGCTCTGCGACCAGATAGAGGTCGTCGAGGCGCGTCCCTGGCTTGCTGGCAGCCCAGAGACGCGCCTCGACGCCCAGCAGCGCCTGATGGCGCCGTGCGAGTTCGCCTGGCAACTCGCCGAAACTCACAAAGCGCGTGAGATTGGCGTACAGACCGTAACCCCGGGCGCAGAACACCATCATCGCCCAGGGGCCCAGAAGTTCGCTTTTCACGGTGACATGCCGGTAGCGTTCTGCACGCCCGGCCCCGGCAGCCAGAATCAGCGCGGGTTCCAGATCGCGGCTCACGAGGGCCCGCGCACCGGCACCGGCGAGTTGCGC
The Deinococcus peraridilitoris DSM 19664 genome window above contains:
- a CDS encoding M24 family metallopeptidase: MSRVTEVAAKLGRLLEVLEGAGASALRLKGSEWFAWATAGGSNVVQLASETGVAEILVTHEGAFILTNDIEAERLREEEITAPFTVWSHPWADEHAREVRIRELSRGGRVICDRPQGDEGPLPAGTAQLRWTLLDGEVERYRQVGRQAAEAMTEALSQAQSDWTEAQLAGAGARALVSRDLEPALILAAGAGRAERYRHVTVKSELLGPWAMMVFCARGYGLYANLTRFVSFGELPGELARRHQALLGVEARLWAASKPGTRLDDLYLVAERAYADIGEQRAILEHHQGGVTGYRSREQVASPHTPEVLGHGMALAWNPSLRGAKIEDTILIGPGGQPEVLTIDPAWPHLQAEHGARPAVLEKRA